Proteins from a single region of Manis javanica isolate MJ-LG chromosome 5, MJ_LKY, whole genome shotgun sequence:
- the LOC108398583 gene encoding BPI fold-containing family B member 4 has translation MWTAWCVAALSVAAVCGTRQETNTVLRVTKDVLSNAISDTLQRSDALHSALREVPVGVGGVPYNDFHVREHPPKYTNGNQLGGNYKYGHIETNDNTAQLGGKYRYGEILEPDGSIRDLRGGDYRNAETMHGGHRGHGRYRSAQGAPTVGRRHRRELQPGEIPPGVATGALGQGGLLGTGGMLAADGILAGQGGLLGGGGLLGDGGLLGGGGVLGVLGEGGILSTVQGITGLRIVELTLPRVSVRLLPGVGVYLSLYTRVAINGKSLIGFLDIAVEVNITAKVRLTMDRTGYPRLVIERCDTLLGGIKVKLLRGLLPNLVDNLVNRVLANVLPDLLCPIVDVVLGLVNDQLGLVDSLVPLGILGSVQYTFSSLPLVTGEFLELDLNTLVGEAGGDLIDYPLGRPATSPKKKMPVLPPMGDNTNSQLAISANFLGSVLTLLQKQGALDVDITNGMYEELPPLTTSTLGALIPKVFQQYPEPFPLTIRIQVPNPPTVTLQKDEALVKVFATSEVMVSQPNDVETTICLIDVDTELLATFSVDGDKLMIDAKLDKTHLNLRTSNVGNFDVSLLEVLVGKIFDLAFMPAMNAMLGSGVPLPKILNIDFSNADIDVLEDLLVLSA, from the exons ATGTGGACGGCGTGGTGTGTGGCTGCTCTGTCTGTGGCGGCCGTCTGTGGCACCCGCCAAGAGACGAACACAGTCCTCAGGGTTACCAAAGATGTGCTGAGCAACG CCATTTCTGACACCCTGCAGCGAAGTGATGCTCTCCACTCAGCCCTGAGAGAGGTGCCCGTGG GTGTTGGTGGCGTCCCCTACAACGATTTCCATGTCCGAGAGCACCCCCCAAAATACACCAATGGCAACCAGCTTGGTGGTAATTACAAGTATGGTCACATCGAGACCAATGACAACACGGCTCAGCTGGGGGGCAAATACCGATACGGTGAGATCCTTGAGCCCGATGGAAGCATCAGGGACCTCCGAGGCGGAGACTACCGCAATGCCGAGACTATGCATGGCGGCCACAGGGGCCATGGGCGGTATAGGTCCGCCCAAGGGGCACCAACCGTGGGCAGGCGTCACCGGCGAGAACTGCAGCCTGGAGAGATCCCACCTGGCGTAGCCACTGGGGCACTGGGCCAAGGTGGCTTGCTGGGCACTGGGGGCATGCTGGCAGCTGATGGCATCCTTGCGGGCCAAGGTGGCCTGCTGGGCGGAGGTGGTCTCCTCGGTGACGGAGGACTTCTTGGAGGAGGGGGCGTCCTGGGTGTGCTCGGCGAGGGCGGCATCCTCAGCACCGTGCAAGGCATCACAGG GCTGCGCATCGTGGAGCTGACCCTCCCTCGGGTGTCTGTGCGACTCCTGCCTGGCGTGGGTGTCTACCTGAGCCTGTACACCCGTGTGGCTATCAATGGGAAGAG TCTCATTGGCTTTCTGGACATCGCTGTGGAGGTGAACATCACAGCCAAGGTGCGGCTGACCATGGACCGCACAGGCTACCCTAGGCTGGTCATCGAGCGCTGTGACACCCTCCTGGGAGGCATCAAGGTCAAGCTGCTGAGAGG gcTTCTCCCCAACCTTGTGGACAACTTAGTGAACCGAGTCCTGGCCAACGTCCTCCCTGACTTG CTCTGCCCCATCGTGGACGTGGTGCTGGGGCTTGTCAACGACCAGCTGGGTCTCGTGGACT CTCTGGTTCCCCTGGGGATATTGGGAAGCGTCCAATATACCTTCTCCAGCCTCCCACTTGTGACCGGGGAATTCTTGGAGCTGGACCTCAAC ACTCTGGTTGGGGAGGCCGGAGGGGATCTCATCGACTATCCACTGGGCCGGCCGGCCACATCTCCTAAGAAAAAGATGCCAGTATTGCCCCCCATGGGCGACAACACCAACTCTCAACTGGCCATTTCTGCCAACTTCCTGGGCTCGGTGCTGACGCTTCTGCAGAAGCAGGGTGCACTGGATGTTGACATCACCAACGGCATG TATGAAGAGCTTCCTCCACTTACCACATCCACACTGGGAGCCCTGATTCCTAAG GTGTTCCAGCAGTACCCCGAGCCCTTCCCCCTCACCATCAGGATCCAGGTGCCCAACCCACCTACAGTGACGCTGCAGAAGGATGAGGCACTGGTGAAGGTGTTCGCCACCTCCGAGGTCATGGTGTCCCAGCCCAACGACGTGGAGACCACCATCTGCCTTATCGACGTG GACACAGAACTCTTGGCCACGTTTTCTGTGGATGGAGATAAGCTCATGATTGATGCCAAGCTGGACAA GACCCACCTCAACCTCAGAACCTCAAACGTGGGCAACTTTGAT GTTAGCCTCTTGGAGGTGCTGGTCGGGAAGATTTTCGACCTGGCGTTTATGCCGGCTATGAACG CCATGCTGGGCTCTGGTGTCCCtctccccaaaatcctcaacattGACTTCAGCAATGCAGACATCGATGTCTTGGAG GACCTCCTGGTGCTGAGTGCTTGA